From a region of the Roseivirga sp. 4D4 genome:
- a CDS encoding OmpA family protein — protein sequence MKTQTAKIIFPLLLIGVMSISGCALSQMKKAAKNQELVVAPSPLEVHADTVRFELSANLPVKMLKPKKVYELSAFYKYGTQERALRKIEFRAVDYPNSNTEQPKITQEYVFPFRKGMERGNIEIQGKAINPKSGSYLETERLGIAEGLITTSQLVQPSYYAAYADHGYNDQEELIPTNVEFFFDQGKSVFKTSEKDSDRGSRFAAFIAEKNVTRTVTITGSHSPEGKETINSELAQERADAIEKWYREQMDKYDYQGLASNIRFIIKPVVQDWNGLKAMLASYDGISSSQKSEWNSIINGSGSFEQKEKELQKLSTYKQVFEDVYPALRTATTEVLTVKPKKTKAEIATMALNSASELSVEELAYAAANNPSLEEKKSIYEAAAAKNDTWAIHNNLGAVHLQMAMGQTGRAQRNSITTALNHFNISNQKNANVEAQSNIGMAMAMQGNLWGAHAALTKAATMSPGNDVRQGVNGAKGAVEIMVGRYDLAIASLNRASNSSVDQFNKGLVQLLRKDFRNAQTTLESVISNDRGYVWAHYVAAIAAARQDNENKVIEHLRNATNADASLKQKALTDLEFRQFSGTDAFRSIVN from the coding sequence ATGAAAACCCAAACTGCTAAAATTATTTTCCCTTTGCTGCTCATAGGGGTCATGTCAATCTCAGGATGTGCCTTGAGTCAGATGAAAAAAGCAGCTAAAAATCAGGAACTTGTTGTAGCGCCTAGTCCACTAGAAGTACATGCTGACACCGTTAGGTTTGAATTATCGGCTAATCTTCCAGTAAAAATGCTTAAGCCTAAGAAGGTTTATGAACTAAGTGCGTTCTACAAATATGGTACTCAGGAAAGAGCTCTTAGAAAGATCGAATTCAGAGCCGTAGATTATCCTAACTCTAATACTGAACAACCAAAAATTACTCAGGAGTATGTATTCCCTTTCAGAAAGGGCATGGAGAGAGGAAATATCGAAATTCAGGGTAAAGCAATCAACCCTAAATCTGGAAGCTATCTTGAAACTGAAAGATTGGGTATCGCAGAAGGTTTGATTACTACTTCTCAATTGGTTCAACCGTCTTACTATGCTGCTTACGCTGACCACGGTTATAACGATCAGGAAGAGTTGATCCCAACGAACGTTGAGTTTTTCTTCGACCAAGGAAAGTCTGTTTTCAAAACATCAGAAAAAGATAGTGACAGAGGTTCTCGTTTTGCAGCGTTCATTGCTGAAAAGAACGTGACTAGAACTGTGACTATTACAGGTTCTCACTCTCCTGAAGGTAAGGAAACCATCAACAGTGAATTAGCTCAGGAAAGAGCTGATGCTATTGAAAAATGGTACAGAGAGCAAATGGACAAATACGATTACCAAGGTTTAGCTAGCAATATCAGATTCATTATCAAGCCAGTTGTTCAAGATTGGAATGGATTGAAAGCAATGTTAGCGAGCTATGATGGTATCTCATCTAGTCAAAAGTCAGAATGGAACAGTATCATCAATGGTTCTGGATCATTCGAGCAAAAAGAAAAAGAACTTCAAAAGCTAAGTACTTACAAGCAAGTATTCGAAGATGTATACCCTGCTTTAAGAACAGCAACTACCGAAGTATTGACTGTTAAGCCTAAGAAGACTAAGGCTGAGATTGCTACAATGGCGTTAAATTCTGCTAGTGAACTTTCAGTTGAAGAATTAGCTTATGCTGCGGCAAATAACCCTTCTCTAGAAGAGAAGAAAAGTATCTACGAAGCAGCTGCTGCTAAAAATGATACGTGGGCGATCCATAACAACCTAGGTGCAGTTCACCTGCAAATGGCAATGGGACAAACCGGTAGGGCTCAGAGAAATTCAATCACTACAGCATTGAACCACTTCAACATCTCAAACCAAAAGAATGCGAATGTTGAGGCTCAGTCTAACATTGGTATGGCTATGGCTATGCAGGGTAACCTTTGGGGTGCACATGCTGCATTGACTAAAGCTGCTACTATGAGTCCCGGAAATGATGTAAGACAAGGTGTTAATGGTGCTAAAGGCGCTGTTGAGATTATGGTAGGAAGATATGACCTAGCGATTGCATCATTGAACAGAGCATCTAACAGCTCGGTAGATCAATTCAACAAAGGTTTGGTTCAATTACTTAGAAAAGACTTCAGAAATGCTCAGACTACTTTAGAAAGTGTGATCAGCAATGACAGAGGTTATGTTTGGGCGCACTACGTTGCAGCTATTGCAGCCGCTCGCCAGGACAATGAGAACAAAGTAATCGAGCACTTAAGAAATGCTACTAATGCCGATGCTTCATTGAAGCAAAAAGCTTTAACCGACTTAGAATTCAGACAATTCTCAGGTACGGATGCATTCCGTAGCATTGTGAACTAA
- a CDS encoding glycosyltransferase family 2 protein, translated as MSTLSVVLLNFNGRHHLEAFLPSVVKFSAPHEVVVVDNGSNDGSVSFVKTAHPQVKVIAFEENHGFCGGYNKALQLIDSEYVVLLNTDVEVTKNWIEPVLSQLQRNTEVKAAQPKILDQKAKEKFEYAGASGGFIDKLGYPFCRGRIFQTLERDEQQYEDNRDIFWASGSCLFIHRETYLELGGLDQDFFAHMEEIDLCWRIWSSGGRVMVVPESKVYHVGGGTLDKSKPRKTYLNFRNGLSLLIKNERASILIWKLPLRIVLDWVALLKFSLESGPQHGVAILRAHAHVIFNIGSILKKRKPAKGHVASPRYQGWVIWSYFIRGKKRFSDLRMKY; from the coding sequence ATGAGTACACTATCGGTTGTTCTTCTCAACTTCAATGGGAGACATCATCTAGAAGCTTTTCTACCCTCAGTAGTAAAATTCTCCGCTCCGCATGAGGTGGTGGTTGTAGACAATGGCTCAAATGATGGTTCCGTGTCCTTTGTGAAAACCGCCCACCCTCAGGTAAAAGTGATAGCCTTTGAAGAGAATCATGGCTTCTGTGGTGGATATAACAAAGCATTACAACTGATAGATTCGGAATATGTAGTACTGCTCAATACTGATGTTGAAGTCACCAAAAATTGGATTGAGCCTGTATTGAGTCAACTACAGCGAAATACAGAAGTAAAAGCAGCCCAACCGAAAATCCTAGACCAAAAAGCCAAGGAAAAATTTGAGTATGCTGGTGCTTCAGGTGGCTTTATCGATAAACTCGGCTATCCCTTCTGTCGCGGTAGAATCTTTCAAACCCTGGAAAGAGACGAACAGCAATATGAGGACAATCGAGACATCTTCTGGGCATCTGGAAGTTGCTTATTCATTCACAGAGAAACTTACTTAGAGCTCGGTGGCCTGGACCAAGATTTCTTTGCACATATGGAAGAGATCGACCTATGCTGGAGAATTTGGAGTTCTGGAGGGCGCGTGATGGTCGTACCAGAGAGCAAGGTGTATCATGTAGGAGGTGGAACCCTTGACAAGTCTAAACCTAGAAAGACATATCTCAATTTTCGAAACGGTTTGAGTCTTCTTATCAAAAATGAACGTGCCAGCATTCTTATCTGGAAATTACCGCTTAGGATCGTTCTGGATTGGGTGGCACTTTTAAAATTCTCATTGGAAAGCGGCCCGCAACATGGGGTAGCCATTCTCAGAGCTCATGCGCATGTTATTTTCAATATTGGGTCAATTCTCAAAAAAAGAAAACCAGCAAAAGGCCATGTTGCTTCACCTCGATATCAAGGATGGGTGATCTGGTCTTACTTCATCAGAGGCAAAAAGAGATTCTCAGATTTGAGAATGAAATACTAA
- a CDS encoding PspC domain-containing protein, giving the protein MERIQQFFENQAFGVCTKLGEKLNLSTSSIRLFFIYASFLTFGSPLIVYLGLAYVINFRKHLRRRKNPVWYN; this is encoded by the coding sequence ATGGAAAGAATTCAACAGTTTTTCGAAAATCAAGCCTTCGGTGTTTGCACCAAGCTGGGTGAGAAGTTGAACCTTTCAACCTCCAGTATCCGCTTATTCTTTATATACGCGTCCTTTCTGACCTTTGGATCTCCACTGATAGTATATCTTGGTCTTGCTTATGTGATTAATTTTCGTAAGCATTTGCGCAGGAGAAAAAATCCGGTGTGGTATAATTAG
- a CDS encoding YbaB/EbfC family nucleoid-associated protein — protein MFDMMKMMGKVKEMQSKMKEAQERLEFIQETGEAGAGMVKATVNGKKQVISIEIDESLLTKEDKDMVQDLSVAAINNALEKVEVKAKEEIKNSTEGILPNIPGMDFGNMF, from the coding sequence ATGTTTGACATGATGAAAATGATGGGCAAAGTGAAGGAGATGCAATCCAAGATGAAGGAGGCCCAAGAGCGATTGGAATTTATCCAGGAAACCGGTGAAGCAGGTGCAGGCATGGTAAAAGCCACGGTTAATGGCAAGAAGCAGGTCATCTCCATTGAAATTGACGAGAGTCTATTGACCAAAGAAGATAAAGATATGGTGCAAGACCTTTCAGTTGCGGCCATCAACAATGCCTTGGAAAAGGTTGAAGTCAAAGCCAAGGAAGAGATTAAGAATAGCACAGAAGGAATCCTTCCGAATATTCCCGGTATGGACTTCGGAAATATGTTCTAA
- a CDS encoding gliding motility-associated C-terminal domain-containing protein — protein sequence MQSKVLYHLSKLIKKAAYVGLFLLIGLGLQAQEVSQKGWFSADFDFGCRNLTITITHTGVNSGDLQFNFEGDPNDPFNLFFDPNPAGNSGNFSSGQTRTFTYTTPGTYIIRVVDLSNTGSPADRFDFLTITVLDRFSPSVAARICSNNEVRLFFDYAFDPFESFDIDYGDGTPIVNFVKDVNANNASTPHTYAVNGVYDITVTGIFSTGGNNADCNSVTIRVSTLETIDPPILNAITVVDQTNISFDYDPIMDGLLYFLEIDRGNGFEAFADLDPLINPTTITVEDLSLDNNQETYDFRIRATDICNSIQANSSTGSSIATDFSLNNIDTTIDIDYTWNTSPDNFTQIDFFINNTLSASFNEPSSTIPHTINHTNCAQLLPFFFQTVTNGIVSTSQTLTPFPNSSLVLPATDAPLAELVGGSIQLTLPNTNFPLGEYQILRRDVNATFNQIATTTLSNYIDTTVPQGTAEACYQIRYTDECGNLSMISQEVCVIIEAKLGIPTAFTPNGDNINDFFTVTDGIYNNFQMLIYNRWGSLVFQTNNPSPGWNGTFEGTEAPSGSYSYRITFQNADNSRVNRSGTFVLIR from the coding sequence ATGCAATCAAAAGTTCTATATCATCTCTCCAAGCTGATTAAAAAGGCAGCTTACGTTGGATTATTTCTGCTGATAGGTCTGGGGCTCCAAGCCCAAGAGGTGAGTCAGAAAGGATGGTTCAGTGCTGATTTTGATTTTGGCTGTCGTAACTTGACTATAACGATTACCCATACCGGAGTTAACTCAGGTGATCTACAATTTAATTTCGAAGGGGACCCCAACGATCCCTTCAATCTATTCTTCGATCCGAATCCAGCCGGAAATTCAGGGAATTTTTCGTCAGGTCAAACAAGAACTTTTACCTATACAACTCCAGGGACTTACATAATAAGAGTTGTGGACCTCTCAAACACAGGATCCCCAGCAGATCGATTTGACTTCCTAACCATTACTGTACTTGACAGGTTTTCTCCTTCAGTGGCGGCCAGAATCTGTTCTAATAATGAGGTACGACTTTTCTTTGACTATGCATTCGATCCATTTGAATCCTTTGATATAGACTATGGAGATGGCACCCCTATTGTGAACTTTGTTAAAGATGTGAATGCAAACAACGCATCAACACCTCACACTTATGCAGTTAATGGTGTCTATGACATTACAGTTACCGGGATATTCTCAACTGGAGGAAATAATGCCGATTGTAACTCAGTGACTATTCGCGTTTCGACCCTGGAGACCATTGATCCTCCAATACTAAATGCAATAACGGTGGTCGACCAAACCAACATCAGCTTTGATTATGATCCTATTATGGACGGACTACTTTACTTCTTGGAGATTGATAGAGGAAATGGTTTTGAGGCTTTTGCTGATTTAGACCCTCTTATAAATCCCACTACAATCACTGTGGAAGATCTTTCGCTCGACAATAATCAAGAGACTTATGATTTCAGAATTAGAGCAACAGATATTTGCAATAGCATTCAAGCCAATTCATCAACAGGTTCAAGCATTGCTACAGACTTCAGCCTGAATAATATCGATACCACGATCGATATTGATTATACCTGGAATACGTCACCTGATAACTTCACACAAATCGACTTTTTCATTAACAACACATTATCAGCTTCATTCAATGAGCCATCGAGCACAATTCCCCATACCATAAACCATACAAATTGCGCTCAACTACTGCCCTTCTTTTTTCAAACCGTCACAAATGGTATTGTGAGCACAAGTCAAACCCTCACTCCTTTCCCTAATTCAAGTCTGGTTTTACCAGCTACAGATGCTCCTTTAGCTGAGCTTGTTGGTGGCAGTATACAACTCACCCTGCCCAACACAAATTTCCCATTGGGCGAATACCAAATACTGCGGAGAGACGTCAACGCAACATTCAATCAAATTGCTACCACAACGCTCAGCAATTATATAGATACTACCGTACCACAGGGCACAGCAGAGGCATGTTATCAAATTCGATATACCGATGAGTGCGGCAACCTATCTATGATCAGTCAAGAAGTCTGTGTGATCATCGAAGCGAAATTGGGAATACCTACAGCGTTCACCCCGAACGGAGATAACATCAATGATTTCTTTACCGTAACGGATGGTATCTATAATAATTTTCAAATGTTGATCTACAATCGATGGGGATCTTTGGTTTTTCAAACCAATAACCCGAGTCCAGGTTGGAATGGTACCTTTGAAGGAACTGAAGCACCAAGTGGTAGCTATTCTTATCGCATTACATTTCAGAATGCTGATAACTCTAGGGTGAACAGGTCGGGAACTTTTGTATTAATTCGATAG